The Thunnus albacares chromosome 11, fThuAlb1.1, whole genome shotgun sequence genome contains a region encoding:
- the prkra gene encoding interferon-inducible double-stranded RNA-dependent protein kinase activator A homolog isoform X1, whose translation MSQEGYQATSGQTSADTSVNTDEAQRASPGKTPIQVLHEYGTKTGNLPVYVMEKAEGEAHQPSFVFSVRVGDVSCTGQGPSKKAAKHVAAEAALNILQIDVGTVNVPVKSESNGVAAETNNHPNSVGILQELALQRGWRLPEYTVLMEAGPPHKREFTVTCRLESLSEKAVGNSKKSAKKAAAEKMVAKLQSLSGCSEITWAPTPSVRFENLRNSTAEKISLLRRNPLSIPNTDYIQMMLELSKEQGFEVTYFDIGELTVNGQYQCLAELSTTPVTVCHGTGISCSNAHNDAAHSALQYIKIMASIK comes from the exons CGTGAATACAGATGAAGCGCAGAGGGCCAGCCCAGGGAAGACGCCGATACAAGTCCTGCACGAGTACGGCACCAAAACCGGAAACCTCCCCGTGTATGTGATGGAGAAGGCGGAAGGAGAAGCTCACCAACCCAGCTTCGTCTTCAGCGTGAGAGTCGGAGACGTTAGCTGCACAG GTCAAGGTCCCAGTAAAAAGGCAGCCAAACACGTGGCTGCAGAAGCTGCCCTGAATATTCTGCAGATAGACGTTGGAACAGT GAATGTTCCTGTGAAGTCTGAGAGTAATGGTGTAGCGGCAGAAACAAACAACCATCCCAACTCAGTAGGGATTCTGCAG GAACTAGCGTTGCAGAGAGGATGGCGTCTTCCTGAATACACAGTTTTAATGGAGGCTGGTCCACCACACAAGAGAGAATTCACTGTTACTTGTAGATTGGAGTCCCTGTCAGAGAAGG CTGTAGGAAATTCAAAAAAATCAGCGAAAAAGGCAGCTGCAGAGAAAATGGTGGCAAAGCTTCAAAGTCTGTCAGGCTGCTCTGAAATCACATGG GCTCCCACACCAAGTGTCCGATTTGAGAACTTAAGGAACTCAACAGCAGAGAAGATTTCTTTATTGAGAAGAAACCCGCTGAGCATTCCCAACACAGATTACATTCAGATGATGTTGGAGCTGTCCAAGGAGCAAGGCTTTGAGGTCACGTACTTTGACATCG GTGAGCTGACGGTAAACGGCCAGTATCAGTGCTTGGCGGAACTGTCCACCACCCCCGTCACCGTGTGCCACGGCACAGGCATCTCCTGTAGCAACGCGCACAACGACGCAGCACACAGCGCCCTTCAGTATATCAAGATCATGGCTTCCATCAAGTAA
- the prkra gene encoding interferon-inducible double-stranded RNA-dependent protein kinase activator A homolog isoform X2: MEKAEGEAHQPSFVFSVRVGDVSCTGQGPSKKAAKHVAAEAALNILQIDVGTVNVPVKSESNGVAAETNNHPNSVGILQELALQRGWRLPEYTVLMEAGPPHKREFTVTCRLESLSEKAVGNSKKSAKKAAAEKMVAKLQSLSGCSEITWAPTPSVRFENLRNSTAEKISLLRRNPLSIPNTDYIQMMLELSKEQGFEVTYFDIGELTVNGQYQCLAELSTTPVTVCHGTGISCSNAHNDAAHSALQYIKIMASIK; encoded by the exons ATGGAGAAGGCGGAAGGAGAAGCTCACCAACCCAGCTTCGTCTTCAGCGTGAGAGTCGGAGACGTTAGCTGCACAG GTCAAGGTCCCAGTAAAAAGGCAGCCAAACACGTGGCTGCAGAAGCTGCCCTGAATATTCTGCAGATAGACGTTGGAACAGT GAATGTTCCTGTGAAGTCTGAGAGTAATGGTGTAGCGGCAGAAACAAACAACCATCCCAACTCAGTAGGGATTCTGCAG GAACTAGCGTTGCAGAGAGGATGGCGTCTTCCTGAATACACAGTTTTAATGGAGGCTGGTCCACCACACAAGAGAGAATTCACTGTTACTTGTAGATTGGAGTCCCTGTCAGAGAAGG CTGTAGGAAATTCAAAAAAATCAGCGAAAAAGGCAGCTGCAGAGAAAATGGTGGCAAAGCTTCAAAGTCTGTCAGGCTGCTCTGAAATCACATGG GCTCCCACACCAAGTGTCCGATTTGAGAACTTAAGGAACTCAACAGCAGAGAAGATTTCTTTATTGAGAAGAAACCCGCTGAGCATTCCCAACACAGATTACATTCAGATGATGTTGGAGCTGTCCAAGGAGCAAGGCTTTGAGGTCACGTACTTTGACATCG GTGAGCTGACGGTAAACGGCCAGTATCAGTGCTTGGCGGAACTGTCCACCACCCCCGTCACCGTGTGCCACGGCACAGGCATCTCCTGTAGCAACGCGCACAACGACGCAGCACACAGCGCCCTTCAGTATATCAAGATCATGGCTTCCATCAAGTAA
- the osbpl6 gene encoding oxysterol-binding protein-related protein 6 isoform X2, translating into MSHHQHYQRGPHGRTMSSEERSSTPVNKTSTPVHKSASSSSSSQRDSRQEADSWEIIEGLKIGQSNVQRPDKHEGFMLKKRKWPLKGWHKRFFVLDNGILKYSKSPIDIQKGKLHGSIDVGLSVMSIKKRARRIDLDTEEHIYHLKVKSQDIFDAWVSKLRHHRLYRQNEIVRSPREATMRTFPPPAAIESPQPAPSVGHEAKQAKPSSLPWQPVVPSNSSNSSLPASYSNGQSKVVAWLQESEEMDKCAEELARCQSNLTELSRLLQSLEILQRTQSAPNFTDMQVPLSASMSPIRLHSSNPNLCAELVDFQPSASRLADSVECASDYIKLQEEFCTIAQKVHSLLKSAFNTVAIEKEKIKQILCDQEQSDQSTQINSLRKSLSQALSQNSELRTRLNRIHSESVLTEQVVSVNIISTPDEAVEQMGIPLTQQASNESRLSMSESVSEFFDAQEVLLSASSSENEGSDDESYVSDVSDNISEDNASVTDNVSRQMANGDFAGGAFRNGRRTCLPAPCPDTSNINLWNILRNNIGKDLSKVSMPVELNEPLNTLQRMCEELEYSELLDKAAETEDPFERMVLVAAFAISGYSSTYYRAGSKPFNPLLGETYECIREDKGFCFFSEQVSHHPPISACHCESKNFTFWQDVRWKNKFWGKSMEILPLGTVNLMIPRFGDLYEWNKVTTCVHNILSGRRWIEHYGEITIRNMKSSSCLCKLTFVKGNYWSSNVNEVQGFVMDQEGKVIHRLFGKWHEGLYCGVPPSAKCIWRPGSMPTDYELYYGFTRFAIELNDLCPELKDVLPRTDARFRPDQRHLEEGNLEMASSDKQRIEDLQRTRRKCNEENNIKQEPRFFKKVVDGNHRERWVSNNTYWELRKNPGFINMEPTMSLW; encoded by the exons ATGTCTCACCACCAACACTACCAGCGAGGCCCCCATGGCCGCACCATGAGCTCCGAGGAGAGGAGCTCCACACCAGTCAACAAGACCTCCACACCGGTTCACAAGAgcgcctcctcctcttcctcctcccagcGCGACAGCCGGCAG GAGGCAGACAGCTGGGAAATCATCGAGGGGCTGAAAATCGGTCAGAGCAACGTCCAGAGGCCAGATAAACATGAGGGTTTCATGTTGAAGAAGCGGAAATGGCCCCTGAAAGGCTGGCATAAG CGTTTTTTTGTTCTGGACAATGGTATCCTGAAGTACTCCAAGTCCCCCATTGAT ATCCAGAAAGGCAAACTGCATGGCAGCATCGATGTCGGCCTGTCGGTCATGTCCATCAAAAAGAGAGCCCGTCGCATCGACCTGGACACTGAGGAGCATATCTATCACCTGAAG GTCAAATCCCAAGACATCTTTGATGCCTGGGTGTCCAAGTTGCGTCATCACCGGCTTTACAGGCAGAATGAGATTGTGCGATCTCCCCGGGAGGCCACCATGCGGACGTTTCCTCCACCAGCTGCCATAGAGTCCCCCCAACCTGCCCCCAGTGTGGGACATGAAGCCAAG CAGGCCAAGCCAAGCAGCTTGCCGTGGCAGCCGGTGGTCCCTagtaacagcagcaacagcagcctgCCCGCCTCCTACAGTAACGGCCAGAGCAAGGTGGTTGCTTGGCTGCAGGAATCAGAGGAGATGGACAAGTGCGCAGAGG agcTTGCGCGATGCCAGTCCAACCTGACCGAGCTGAGCCGGTTATTGCAGAGTCTGGAGATTCTACAAAGGACGCAGTCCGCGCCCAACTTCACAGATATGcag GTCCCTCTCTCTGCCAGCATGTCCCCCATCCGCCTCCACTCATCCAACCCCAACCTGTGTGCCGAGCTGGTGGACTTTCAGCCCTCTGCCTCACGGCTGGCAGACAGCGTAGAGTGCGCCAGTGATTACATTAAACTGCAGGAGGAATTCTGCACCATTGCCCAGAAAG TCCACTCTCTGCTGAAGTCGGCCTTCAACACAGTGGCtatagagaaagaaaagatcAAACAGATTCTGTGTGACCAGGAACAGTCAGACCAGTCAACCCAGATCAACTCTCTCAGGAAGTCTCTGTCACAG GCCCTGTCCCAAAACTCAGAACTTCGAACCCGACTCAACCGCATCCACTCTGAATCAGTCCTGACAGAACAAGTTGTCAGTGTGAACATCATCTCCACGCCCGATGAG GCTGTGGAACAGATGGGGATCCCTCTGACTCAGCAGGCCTCTAATGAGAGCCGACTCTCCATGTCGGAGTCTGTCTCCGAGTTCTTTGATGCCCAGGAAGTGCTTCTGTCAGCCAGCTCGTCAGAGAATGAG GGCTCAGACGATGAGTCATATGTCAGTGATGTGAGCGATAACATTTCGGAGGACAACGCCAGTGTGACTGATAACGTCTCCAGACAAA TGGCCAACGGAGACTTTGCTGGTGGTGCCTTCCGTAACGGGCGGCGTACCTGCCTGCCGGCACCCTGTCCTGACACCAGCAACATCAACCTCTGGAACATCTTACGAAACAACATCGGCAAGGACCTGTCGAAAGTGTCCATGCCCGTGGAGCTCAACGAGCCTCTCAACACCCTGCAGCGTATGTGCGAAGAGCTGGAGTACAGCGAGCTGCTGGACAAGGCTGCTGAGACCGAGGATCCCTTTGAACGCATG GTTCTCGTTGCTGCTTTTGCCATCTCAGGCTACTCATCCACTTACTACAGAGCAGGAAGTAAGCCATTCAACCCGCTACTCGGAGAGACGTATGAATGTATTCGAGAAGACAAGggcttctgttttttctctgagCAG GTGAGCCACCACCCTCCCATCTCCGCCTGCCACTGTGAGTCCAAGAACTTCACCTTCTGGCAAG atgtaagatggaaaaataaattcTGGGGAAAATCAATGGAGATTTTACCACTCGGCACCGTGAATCTTATGATTCCCAG GTTTGGAGATCTCTATGAATGGAACAAAGTCACCACCTGTGTGCACAACATCCTGAGTGGACGCCGGTGGATCGAACACTACGGGGAGATCACTATCAGAAACatgaagagcagcagctgcCTCTGCAAACTTACGTTTGTCAAG ggaAACTACTGGAGTTCTAATGTGAACGAGGTCCAAGGATTTGTGATGGATCAGGAAGGGAAAGTGATCCACAGGCTTTTTGGAAAATGGCATGAGGGCCTTTACTGTGGCGTCCCGCCTTCTGCCAAATGTATCTGGAGGCCAG GCTCCATGCCCACAGACTATGAGCTGTACTACGGCTTCACCAGATTCGCCATTGAACTGAATGACCTTTGCCCCGAGCTGAAAGACGTCCTGCCGCGCACAGATGCCAGATTCAGGCCCGATCAAAG GCATCTGGAAGAAGGGAACTTGGAGATGGCATCCTCAGATAAGCAGCGGATCGAGGACCTGCAGAGAACCAGGAGGAAGTGTAATGAGGAGAACAACATCAAACAGGAGCCGCGCTTCTTCAA GAAAGTGGTTGATGGCAATCACAGGGAGAGATGGGTCTCCAACAACACGTACTGGGAGCTCCGCAAAAACCCCGGCTTCATCAATATGGAACCTACAATGAGCCTGTGGTAG
- the osbpl6 gene encoding oxysterol-binding protein-related protein 6 isoform X1 has translation MSHHQHYQRGPHGRTMSSEERSSTPVNKTSTPVHKSASSSSSSQRDSRQEADSWEIIEGLKIGQSNVQRPDKHEGFMLKKRKWPLKGWHKRFFVLDNGILKYSKSPIDIQKGKLHGSIDVGLSVMSIKKRARRIDLDTEEHIYHLKVKSQDIFDAWVSKLRHHRLYRQNEIVRSPREATMRTFPPPAAIESPQPAPSVGHEAKQAKPSSLPWQPVVPSNSSNSSLPASYSNGQSKVVAWLQESEEMDKCAEELARCQSNLTELSRLLQSLEILQRTQSAPNFTDMQTNCVELSKKEKRLNRRWRTKSVGKDAKFQLQVPLSASMSPIRLHSSNPNLCAELVDFQPSASRLADSVECASDYIKLQEEFCTIAQKVHSLLKSAFNTVAIEKEKIKQILCDQEQSDQSTQINSLRKSLSQALSQNSELRTRLNRIHSESVLTEQVVSVNIISTPDEAVEQMGIPLTQQASNESRLSMSESVSEFFDAQEVLLSASSSENEGSDDESYVSDVSDNISEDNASVTDNVSRQMANGDFAGGAFRNGRRTCLPAPCPDTSNINLWNILRNNIGKDLSKVSMPVELNEPLNTLQRMCEELEYSELLDKAAETEDPFERMVLVAAFAISGYSSTYYRAGSKPFNPLLGETYECIREDKGFCFFSEQVSHHPPISACHCESKNFTFWQDVRWKNKFWGKSMEILPLGTVNLMIPRFGDLYEWNKVTTCVHNILSGRRWIEHYGEITIRNMKSSSCLCKLTFVKGNYWSSNVNEVQGFVMDQEGKVIHRLFGKWHEGLYCGVPPSAKCIWRPGSMPTDYELYYGFTRFAIELNDLCPELKDVLPRTDARFRPDQRHLEEGNLEMASSDKQRIEDLQRTRRKCNEENNIKQEPRFFKKVVDGNHRERWVSNNTYWELRKNPGFINMEPTMSLW, from the exons ATGTCTCACCACCAACACTACCAGCGAGGCCCCCATGGCCGCACCATGAGCTCCGAGGAGAGGAGCTCCACACCAGTCAACAAGACCTCCACACCGGTTCACAAGAgcgcctcctcctcttcctcctcccagcGCGACAGCCGGCAG GAGGCAGACAGCTGGGAAATCATCGAGGGGCTGAAAATCGGTCAGAGCAACGTCCAGAGGCCAGATAAACATGAGGGTTTCATGTTGAAGAAGCGGAAATGGCCCCTGAAAGGCTGGCATAAG CGTTTTTTTGTTCTGGACAATGGTATCCTGAAGTACTCCAAGTCCCCCATTGAT ATCCAGAAAGGCAAACTGCATGGCAGCATCGATGTCGGCCTGTCGGTCATGTCCATCAAAAAGAGAGCCCGTCGCATCGACCTGGACACTGAGGAGCATATCTATCACCTGAAG GTCAAATCCCAAGACATCTTTGATGCCTGGGTGTCCAAGTTGCGTCATCACCGGCTTTACAGGCAGAATGAGATTGTGCGATCTCCCCGGGAGGCCACCATGCGGACGTTTCCTCCACCAGCTGCCATAGAGTCCCCCCAACCTGCCCCCAGTGTGGGACATGAAGCCAAG CAGGCCAAGCCAAGCAGCTTGCCGTGGCAGCCGGTGGTCCCTagtaacagcagcaacagcagcctgCCCGCCTCCTACAGTAACGGCCAGAGCAAGGTGGTTGCTTGGCTGCAGGAATCAGAGGAGATGGACAAGTGCGCAGAGG agcTTGCGCGATGCCAGTCCAACCTGACCGAGCTGAGCCGGTTATTGCAGAGTCTGGAGATTCTACAAAGGACGCAGTCCGCGCCCAACTTCACAGATATGcag ACCAATTGTGTAGAAttgtcaaagaaagaaaagcgcTTGAACAGAAGATGGCGAACAAAAAGTGTCGGCAAAGATGCGAAATTCCAGCTTCAG GTCCCTCTCTCTGCCAGCATGTCCCCCATCCGCCTCCACTCATCCAACCCCAACCTGTGTGCCGAGCTGGTGGACTTTCAGCCCTCTGCCTCACGGCTGGCAGACAGCGTAGAGTGCGCCAGTGATTACATTAAACTGCAGGAGGAATTCTGCACCATTGCCCAGAAAG TCCACTCTCTGCTGAAGTCGGCCTTCAACACAGTGGCtatagagaaagaaaagatcAAACAGATTCTGTGTGACCAGGAACAGTCAGACCAGTCAACCCAGATCAACTCTCTCAGGAAGTCTCTGTCACAG GCCCTGTCCCAAAACTCAGAACTTCGAACCCGACTCAACCGCATCCACTCTGAATCAGTCCTGACAGAACAAGTTGTCAGTGTGAACATCATCTCCACGCCCGATGAG GCTGTGGAACAGATGGGGATCCCTCTGACTCAGCAGGCCTCTAATGAGAGCCGACTCTCCATGTCGGAGTCTGTCTCCGAGTTCTTTGATGCCCAGGAAGTGCTTCTGTCAGCCAGCTCGTCAGAGAATGAG GGCTCAGACGATGAGTCATATGTCAGTGATGTGAGCGATAACATTTCGGAGGACAACGCCAGTGTGACTGATAACGTCTCCAGACAAA TGGCCAACGGAGACTTTGCTGGTGGTGCCTTCCGTAACGGGCGGCGTACCTGCCTGCCGGCACCCTGTCCTGACACCAGCAACATCAACCTCTGGAACATCTTACGAAACAACATCGGCAAGGACCTGTCGAAAGTGTCCATGCCCGTGGAGCTCAACGAGCCTCTCAACACCCTGCAGCGTATGTGCGAAGAGCTGGAGTACAGCGAGCTGCTGGACAAGGCTGCTGAGACCGAGGATCCCTTTGAACGCATG GTTCTCGTTGCTGCTTTTGCCATCTCAGGCTACTCATCCACTTACTACAGAGCAGGAAGTAAGCCATTCAACCCGCTACTCGGAGAGACGTATGAATGTATTCGAGAAGACAAGggcttctgttttttctctgagCAG GTGAGCCACCACCCTCCCATCTCCGCCTGCCACTGTGAGTCCAAGAACTTCACCTTCTGGCAAG atgtaagatggaaaaataaattcTGGGGAAAATCAATGGAGATTTTACCACTCGGCACCGTGAATCTTATGATTCCCAG GTTTGGAGATCTCTATGAATGGAACAAAGTCACCACCTGTGTGCACAACATCCTGAGTGGACGCCGGTGGATCGAACACTACGGGGAGATCACTATCAGAAACatgaagagcagcagctgcCTCTGCAAACTTACGTTTGTCAAG ggaAACTACTGGAGTTCTAATGTGAACGAGGTCCAAGGATTTGTGATGGATCAGGAAGGGAAAGTGATCCACAGGCTTTTTGGAAAATGGCATGAGGGCCTTTACTGTGGCGTCCCGCCTTCTGCCAAATGTATCTGGAGGCCAG GCTCCATGCCCACAGACTATGAGCTGTACTACGGCTTCACCAGATTCGCCATTGAACTGAATGACCTTTGCCCCGAGCTGAAAGACGTCCTGCCGCGCACAGATGCCAGATTCAGGCCCGATCAAAG GCATCTGGAAGAAGGGAACTTGGAGATGGCATCCTCAGATAAGCAGCGGATCGAGGACCTGCAGAGAACCAGGAGGAAGTGTAATGAGGAGAACAACATCAAACAGGAGCCGCGCTTCTTCAA GAAAGTGGTTGATGGCAATCACAGGGAGAGATGGGTCTCCAACAACACGTACTGGGAGCTCCGCAAAAACCCCGGCTTCATCAATATGGAACCTACAATGAGCCTGTGGTAG